Genomic DNA from Schistosoma haematobium chromosome 1, whole genome shotgun sequence:
TTATGATGGCTGATAATGACAGGAAGTCTGAAGGCCTAGAATTCGATCCTGAGTGGTGGTTGATTAACACTACTGAAAAATTCTAAATTAGCAAGGGATGACAGTTTTATTCTTcatttaatattaattaataattgaaatttttttatcaaATTGGATCGTCATTCTGTAATACATTACGAACTAACCTCAGTTAAACAATGAGTGCACTGGGAAACTGTTTGGTAGTAGTATGAGTATCCACACCCATATTGGGATTGAACCTAGGACTTTCATGTCTCGAATCGAGTGCCTAACCTATAAATAAGTGAATCGACAACTAATAGTTGCTATTTTTGGTGAATAATCCCGTAtcagaaagaaatatatatccAATGTTTCCTATTTTCAACTGGTTTTCTAAAGTTGATTGGTAATGTTAAactatagaaaaaaagaaaatttccacaaatctcttatattattatttgactTAATTAGAGTTATCGACTAGAAATTCTTATCATTATCtcacaactattaaaaaagATCAAAATGAGCAATTTTTGGCGACTTCAGTATTGCAATGGAATCCAAGCTTTGCTAATTCTATTATCTTTCAATTGATGTACGATTATTCCCCAAAGTCTATGGCCTGATATTTGTATATCTGTATATTCTTCAGTATGCTAtactgaaaaataaaatgaagtagAAACTATTCGTTTGTTtagatatataaaagaaaaaaaggcaaCATTAATTTCAAACTACTGAAGTGAAAGTGATTTTTTTGTCCAGAATGCAGAATGAGTATATTCTTCAGCAGCCagaatacaaacaaataaattactCATTAATTGAAGCTATTGAAATAGTTGCTTTCAGTTTGAATTTCTCTGAGAAATTCAAATTCTTCTATATATTGTTAGCATTAAGAATGATGTTTTTCGTATAGTTTGATATTTTGATCCTTATTTACTATTGGATTATCTGGTGTTGActcataagaatatatatatgtatatatatatatatataatatatatatatatatatatatatatatatatatatatatatatatatatatatatatatattaagaatGAGAATTTTACTTTAGCTTATGAATTAAACGTCTTGACTCCTATTAAAAACACACCGATCCTACGTTAATTAATTATGATCAGACTATTGATCTATTCGACTCTTCACAATTGTCCAATATTGGgaaatattatgaaaaaatTAAGGTTATCCATCTCATCACTCTATGTGCTGCTTAATAAATCTCTAGAAGGAACTAAATACAAGAACAAATAGGTAACGATCGATTTACTAACTTTTGCATTAGGGCATCGTCAAACATAAAATGCAATTTCACTTAAGTTATATTATGAAGTAAGTAGCATGTTATTGAACAActcattttcataaaaaaatatCAACGTAGTAGACCAActgattttgatattttatCTTGCTGATAAGCCCCGGAAGGGATGAAATTTTCTgtttggattccactgccagccagcATCAAAAAACCCAATTTTCGTATTGTTTAGGAATCATCTTACTAATTATctccttttttcttcttttactttctagGTTATAAACCATTCACATGTGAAGTATGCGGTAAAGGATTTCATCAAAAAGGCAATTATAAGAATCATAAATTGACGCATAGCACAGAGAAACAATATAAATGTCATATTTGTCATAAAGCGTTTCATCAAATTTACAATCTTAGCTTTCATATGCATACACATCAAGCAAAAAaaccatatatttgtaatatatgtGATAAAGGATTTTGTCGTAATTTTGATTTGAAAAAACATATCAGGAAATTACATCCGACTAGCATTATTAACGATGGAGCAAATTGTAAACTTGGGGAAATAATTAGAATTAATGATTTGAAGGTGAGCGCTAGTAATGATAATGTAGGcaataatttaatcaatatacCAAATCACACCTATTCTATGGATTATGCTGACAATATCAAATTACAaagaatgaaatatatttacgaGAATGGCAATCATACAGATTGTAATATACCGTCTATGGAGTTTGATCCAATGCAACTTATGGTCACATCACCATCCTTATCATTGTCATCACCATCAAAGTTGACATTGACATCAACAACCTCAACATCAAATTCCAAAATGATTACTCGATCTGCAATAAGACGAAATAATATGAACCACTTCACTTGCCATGAGACAAGTGTTAACCATACGTTAAATGACATGAAGAAATCAATTCATTTAACTCCCGTAAATTCTAGTGTTTCTCCGATGACATCTGTAAGAAATAGACTGAATTCATCAAATAAAATCGAATTAGGTGCTCAATTATTCAGTGATTCAATGTATCAACTAACAAATTCTATCAGTGATCAACCAGAAATACAACAGTATCAGTTAAATTCGGGAAAAAGCAATATCGACTTATCAATGAAGTACTTACAAAACTTATATCCAGATGTACAGGTTAAACAATTCTTAGAAAAACTGATGCCAAAACATTCATCCCCAATATTAATGAATAAGTATTCTGACTGCACAGATTTTTCTCCTGAAATAATTCCGTCATCATCCTCAACGCCATACTATCCGTCAGTATGCCCTTTATATTTATCACCATTATCCTCATCATCTTCAGTTGATTTATTACCAACGATATGTAAAATGAAATTGACAAAATCGGAACCACCGAATTATTCCAACATCAACTACTCAACTAATTTACAGTCAGTTAATGCTTACAATACAACTAACTTAACTCCACAAATGCCACCTTCTATCTTCAACAATCGAAATATACGAAACTGTCC
This window encodes:
- the FEZF2 gene encoding Fez zinc finger protein 2 (EggNog:ENOG410V828~COG:K), with amino-acid sequence MTTSLGNFSIERLIDHSQLTTITHVRSARNNDNQNESNFNSKRLNNNNKLVSTTTVTTTICNNEQNLFVPTGIYTKDLQKSTTTDNKMLKSPSSPPPPHHNNNNNNNNTRNTSCSNNGLNDTKKQSNYLLNDVIDKNQQFYNSVYSNLDNFHQDNLNITMKDINLTSRSFSVEKLDINDDNYNVMIKTNEQNNDDINVDDNGEEVAEEELTEDDENDEKKSNSEFNTSDNTSTNKTYTCPECGKVFTAHYNLTRHMPIHTGARPFICKVCNKGFRQASTLCRHKIIHTSEKPHICWICGKAFNRSSTLNTHSRIHQGYKPFTCEVCGKGFHQKGNYKNHKLTHSTEKQYKCHICHKAFHQIYNLSFHMHTHQAKKPYICNICDKGFCRNFDLKKHIRKLHPTSIINDGANCKLGEIIRINDLKVSASNDNVGNNLINIPNHTYSMDYADNIKLQRMKYIYENGNHTDCNIPSMEFDPMQLMVTSPSLSLSSPSKLTLTSTTSTSNSKMITRSAIRRNNMNHFTCHETSVNHTLNDMKKSIHLTPVNSSVSPMTSVRNRLNSSNKIELGAQLFSDSMYQLTNSISDQPEIQQYQLNSGKSNIDLSMKYLQNLYPDVQVKQFLEKLMPKHSSPILMNKYSDCTDFSPEIIPSSSSTPYYPSVCPLYLSPLSSSSSVDLLPTICKMKLTKSEPPNYSNINYSTNLQSVNAYNTTNLTPQMPPSIFNNRNIRNCPINAMQHNIELKIQNSESNLPFNSNLIPLQSPSLANSEIFRKFILQACLSLNQQHM